The Primulina huaijiensis isolate GDHJ02 chromosome 18, ASM1229523v2, whole genome shotgun sequence DNA window ATCATCAAAAAGATTCAGAGGGAAAAAAAGTGAGATATGAGGATAACACTGAGAAAAATAACAAAGGTTGACGTCCATTGATAAAAATTTGCGATCATGGTTGAATTGTTTTGggtaatccaaaaaaaaaaaagaacttcAATTTGTGTCTTGGTACTTATTTAAAGATATGACAAACTCGTCCAAACTAAGGGAAGTTCAATGTTGGTCCTCAGTGGAAATAGAAACGCTTACCAGGATTCAGATATCGATTCTTAAGAGCCCACTCTTCCCGCATAGACACAAACTTCTTGAATGGGGCACCTGAAATGAGCATCGAGTACGTTAATTCCACCAAACATTCCACAATCAAAGTTCTTGAAATAAGAACATGAGATAACAGGTTCACACGCCAAGATACCTATTCAGAAAATAATGGATGAAAGAATAAGCACGAGGAAATTCTAACCTTCAAGCTCAACCATTGCTTTCTTTATCACAGGCTTGAACTTACCTGCAAGGCGGGGTCAAGTTTTGAGTAAAAAGTCaaaccaaaaacaaaagaaattatAAACAGCACTCCTTCACAAAGAATGTTTCCATATGTTGTGGCACAAGGTATACACAGCCAAATCCACTCCGGATGAAggggaaaatatattttttatgtgaaTAAAAAACCAACAACTCAGAATTGAAGATCTTCTCATGTGAGGAGTATGACAAGACTTTTGATAAGTCGGAAAACAATATATACCGTGTCTCCTTTCGACATCCATCAGCAAAGTCAGTGGTGTTCCACCAACAGTCCATTCAGACACTGGAGCTGCCAAGTTTCCAACCTGTGGACGTgtatattttagatttttcatGTTTGCAACTGAGTTCAGATAtccattataaatatttattcaaatgaaAGAAACAAAATGCATACTGAGGATATCAATCCCGTTTTTCCACTTTGAAGCAGCACAGCGGCGGCATAACCCAAAGCATAGCAGTATGTGGAGTCAAAATTAGAAGGCAGACCACATCTCCCTTCATAACTGagaagtaaaaaatatattctgATGAGATTATGTCATCTGTGATCCCTAATCTCAAACAATGATTTAAACACTTGGAAGTGGAGAAAGGCAAAGGTAAATTGTGTGATGtccacaaaaacaaaaacaaaaaagttgGCAGAAAATATAGTGTTTAtgctaaaaaaatagaaaataccaATAAAATGAAAGGTATGCCAATAACAAGTACCCGAAAAAGTGAGACTGCCCTTTAAATTGACATTTGTACGAAGCACCTTTCTTCCTCATCTCCAACTCAGTTTCAACCATTTGGATAAGCATTTTCTCAGTTTCAATTTTAGCAACCTAAAGGtatagaataaaaaatattaaacaacaTCACACTACAAGACTATCATATGGATCTAAAAACTAAAGAGCCAATGCATGTACCTGGACATTTCCATGTGGATCTCTCTCGAGTAACAATTGATCCTGGATAGCTAGGGGTAGGAGATCAAAGAGCTGAACAGACTTGGAGGTGAGTTTCTTTTTCCAAGCACCAGCTTCATCTATAATGTCATGGGCCAAAATTTCATTCAGTTCTGCAATGAGATGCTGAACCTGCACATTAAAAATCAGAAGAGAAAAGTAAAGCTATAATCAGCAAAGAGAAGAAAGATCCGCAAAAAAGCATATATGAACGGAAAAATAATTAATGCCTGTGACTCTGCGAATTCATATGGAAaagtaaaacaattaaaaagaataataattttCGGAGTGTTTTTTCACCTCTGGAATGAAATCTACAAGTCCTTCTGCTATGagtataataataacaaacaattaaaaagatcgataatttttttaaacagtTTTTTCACCTCTGGAACGAAATCTATAAGTCCTTCTGGTATGAGTATAACACCATAGTTATAACCAAGTTCAGCACGTTTGCAGATCACATCAGCAATGTAGTCTGTGACATTTTTAAGTGTTTGTTTCTTGGCAGCAACCTGCAGTCAATATATGACTTGACACTTTCAGGAGATTTTCATAGTACTGAGAGATTACAATAACAATAGTAATACTTTCGTTCATATTTCAATatgattttttgatattttggcCTCCTCTTCATCTTGGTTTAGTCGTCGTGGATAAAAGATAATCGAATACAAAATGACAACAGCAATAAAAGTACCAAATATATCTACATGAATTTTACAAATCAAAGCAAAGAAAATAGCACAGGTATGTAAACTGTGACGGGAGAAACATACCTCTTCGCCAATAAGGGTGATATTTGGATGAGTTTGCAACGCACACTCCAATGTAATGTGAGAAGCAGCACGCCCCATAAGGCGAACAACTACAGaaaataattcataattttataaacgaAGTAGCCTCTCTCAGATGCAGATGAAAACAAAATGATATACAGATAGAGAACTTGTTTAAATGAACTAAACTAAAAGCTCTAGGGCCTCAGCCGCATTCTAATATTGATTTCAATAAGTTCATTAAGGTCAAGATGCTAGAGACGTGAAAAATTTAATGCAACCAGCAGATGCACTTACAATGGTAGTATTTTCCAGTCGAACGAGCATCTATCATGACATTCCCAATCATCTCTGCATATATCTATGGAAAAGTAAAAACAAACAATGCGTTAAATATGCcactaaaaataaattcaacagTCTCTTAAAAGTTCATCTAATTatcacaagaaaaaaaaatcaaataatcatAACAGGAAATCAATTGTATCAAATGACACAATAAACCCGTGGAAGAAAAGTTAGAAATATATTATCACAAGGAAACATAATAAATCACGATTTCTGATATGAAAatgcatgaaaaaaaaagaaagtttgTAAAGAAACCTAGGAGATCAGTGATTTATATCATATACAAAGACCCCTCGGTCAAGAGTCAAAAATGATTTGCAAAGAATGCAAGGCCAGATCAGTAATAGGAGTTCGGATGGTGACTTGAGAGATTGAAAGAGTCCTAAGATgtgcatatatatatttgcTGCTAAGAAGGTTGTTGATTTCCATGTATAAATAGCCACCATAGCAACATTTTCCAAGAGACAATAAAGGTGATTATAAGTTAGCAGGCTGCAATTATGAGGGCCAAATGAGATAAACTATAAAAACAAACATTTGGATAAATAACCTTGCATGCAGTGTCAAACCCGAAACTTGTGGGAACCTCCTTGCATTTGAGATCACCATCAATGGTCTTTGGACAACCAATGACCttagttttcaaatttttgctcCTGAGAAATATTATAACAGTAGGAATATGAGAACACGTACAATGGTCTATGTAACTACCAAAACCAGCAACAAAACTTAAAATAGATCAATCTCCATTCAAGAATATTCCCTACCTAAAATTTTCAGCCAGAAGACAGGCATTTGTGTTCGAATCATCTCCACCAATTACGACAAGACCATCCAGATCAAGCTTAATTGCAGTTTCTTCAGCTTGCTTAAACTGAAATAAATTTAATGCACCTTGTGTCACtcataatatttacaaataaggCACACCTAGGTAAATTTTATAACGTGCTAGAATCAAAAGTATACCTGTTCCGGAGTCTCAATCTTGTCTCTTCCACTGCAGATCATATCAAACCCTCCCTGAAAGTAGTATTACTATTAACATGATGCATGACACATTAATTAGGCCGATGGCCGACTGAAGAATTTATATTTCATGGTacgatgttttttttaaaaaaaaaaaattcctaagAGAAAATACATCACAAATTCTATCAACTGAAGCAAGATAGTTATTGAGAATGAACCTTTGGTCATTCAATATTCACAAACAAGCACGGACAGAATCACACACATTAAACATTAAATGAAATAGAAAAGCTAGTTTTTTTGTTGTAAGAAGAGGGTAACATGAAAAAACAAAGAATATCATTTAGAAAAACCACATCAAGAGTTCACTTTTTCCATTCAAAACAATGTTTCCTCAATTGTTGAGAACATTCCTTTTGCCAAAACATTACcttaaaatgtaaattttcagGGGAAAAAATGCCGCGGGATAAAGTAAACTACCAAGAATGTCAATGGAGTTAGGAACTCACTTATGGATCAGACCCACCTGATTTCTGTAAGGATAGACGTAATCTGAGGTCAGCTCGACATATTTGCACTTCATTATTCCAGCTGGTCCACCCCTAAATCCATACAAAGTGCTCCCTTTACAGTGACTCTGCAAGTAGTCTACAACCAACATACATGCTCACAAAAATCACTTCAAAAAATCATTTAGGATAAAAGATTTTTTTCACAATTGCTCTCACCATAAATTCCAGATATAACATTATGACCTCCAGGGGCTTGACCTCCTGACAAAACCACTCCTATCTTCAACCCCTGAACTTTACTTGAATCTCCTGGAACCAAGGTTGCTGATGGTTGTCCGAAGAGGAAAGGAAATAATTTTGCTATTTCATCTGCAATCAACAAACAACAGATCCAACGTCACGCGCATCTCTTGACACCCTCAGGTATAGACAATACACTGATCATTAAGATAAAACTGGAAATCCACAGGCATTTGCCCAGATCAAGTTAATACCGAATCTATATTTAGaaaatggaaagctaaatccttcaaaatcaagtcactcctcaaaaaaaaatcagcaaaaATTCAGAGATCAACCACTAAATGCTTCTCCATCCTGCAATATCGATATAAACCAGTACAGAAACCAGATAATGAAAAGCATTCACCAAAAAAATCAATCCAACATCCATATGACATGACATAATCAATGAATGCTCGTATGCCTAAAAATACCTGGATTCCCAGCGGCAGAGCTAGGTGGTCCGTCAACAACTGTGAAGGGGTTTTTGAGGACGGATGGCAGCGGAAGCGGGTGATCGAGGCGGCTATTCTGCACTTCACTATAAACAGCGGCGTATCGCCCAGTCGCGGGAATTTTAGCACCACCATTAGCAAGcaatgcagcagcagcagccatCGAGAATCTAGGGTTCAACACTCTTCTGCCTACACTTCGGAGTAACTAAACCACGAGCCTTTCGCTTCTTGTCTATtgtgtattttcttttttttttctaaaaaaaatattttccaattataattttttaaaaataatcgaaatatgtttttccatatatttagaaataaaaaatgctctttaaaatttttttatataataattattatattgagTTATTGTTCAAAAGATAACatgaaatttttggaaaataacatattcatatatcaGATCCAACCAGCTGTGGAACCCACACTCTCAAATGATTGAAGTCTTAGattgtaaataattaaaaaaatatataatttttttctttcttttttttttttgttgaaggataatttttttctttttaaatatataaataaagttcataattatatattttctaaGCATTTACAAAGATGGTGACACATATAAGTTCACTGCACTTGTTGCTTGGACCGAAACACCCCGGCCCACATTCTGTTGCAGCTCTTCCCTTTTAGTAGAAGCAGTCTGGGCCATATGATTGTTTGGGCCTAGACCCATGAACATTCGGGCTGAAACTTAGTGTAAACATAAGGTTGACATACAGTTTCCATGGCCCATCACTTTgcgattatttttatttttctggttgtctttgatttttttaattagaacAAGGGCCATTTAATAAGTGAGCATCATCCCTTTATTCCATCCCATGACACCATCGTTTCCACCCCGCCTAAATCTATgcacattaattaaaatacaaaaaaaaaataaaaattgtgagAACGTTctacatgtcaattttgtgctACAGATCTTCAATCCGACTCGATTcatgtaaaatattaattttattcatattttaagtATGGATCAGATTGATCAGTCTCATAGAAATAAATCCGTAAAATCGTTTCAGAAGAGACATATTCATTAAAATAATACTATAAGTACAATTTTGAATATCCTTATACCAACTCATCAATCTTATAATTCTTTAAATTGCTCATTTTCGTCACATAACATTATCATTATCAATGTCTATTACTTTCTTAAGAAAAAcgaaacaaaaattataatctTATATTCAGTTCGACTCAAATTCAAGATCTATAAATCGGAAAATCGACGGAGATAAAAGTGGCGAAAGCTTGACCAAGAAATCTAAGTCTAGAAGGACAAAAGATTCCATGGAGTGAGtgatttcatatatatttagGAATGtactttcaaaaattattttaaaaaaattcttccaCAGGACACCCAAAAAGTCTTTAGCGTGCTAGACCACCAGACATATCTTTTAGCCATTGGAAATATACAATTACACTAAAAATTAGTATTAGTTGGGAGCATATGTCAAATTAACTTCTTATAAAGTTATGCTCTGCAATCATTTCAGACACATGGTCCATGTAATTTGTTAATAACTTGTTACCCCATGCTTAAAAAGAATgagaaataatataatcaaatatcaCGTGTAACAAAACCCAAAATCCCAAATTCGACCCATGCATGTTCTATATATCCTATTAGAGtttgaaattatatttgaagATTGTCTCCACTTTGGTAATTTGAGTCCTCCAGCGTATTTTTGTCCCCACTTGCAtgttttttggaaaaatttttATGGTATCACCCATCTCAGAAGTATTTGACTTCTTAGGAGATCACTCATCTGAAAATTAGTACAAGTTAAACAAACTTAAATTTAGAGTTTTTATGTTGCGAgctaatgaaaaaatatgcatATTGATTATATGAACAAAAGcattttattcttttatatatGATTGATGGCACCAAGTTTAATTCTTGAATCCCAACATAATTGTTAGTAACGCAAAATACACTCGATTGGACTACTATTAGAAAATGGGAGGCCACCCAATGCAACCCCACAAAGGAAATTAAAGCTAAGATCTAAACAAACATCATGGCCTCAATAAACAAACCAAACTATGTTCCCTCCAAATCAGTTCCAAAACCCCACTCAGCCCCCAAATTTTCAACACATTTTTAGCTACTTTAATCTCAAAACATAATCATTGTTAACACAATGCCACCGCCAAAGTTCatataacaaatatttttgagttCTCGATCGGCTTCAAAATATGCCAAGATCATCGAGAGAAGCTATCAAGAAGCACAAGAAGCCTCAGTCCAGATCAGCTGGATGTAAGGCATTTTGCTGTGGATGTAGGCTAAGTGTTTCCTCATCGGAAGAACGGGAAAGCTCGAATAATTCAGATAGGTTTCCGACTATTTCAAGGATAGCACATGCTATGGTTCAAGAAAGGTTGGATCAAATGATAAGAGAGAAAAGGGAAGCAAGGAATCATGAGGAGATCCAGACGATCAGACGGGAGGCGAGGCGAGAGGAGAAGAAATTTGTTATAATGATGGCCATAGAGAAGTCTAGTTGTGATCCTAGAGAGGATTTTAGGGAGTCCATGAAACAGATAATAGTGGCGAACCAGATTTGTGAGGCCAAGGATTTGCGTCGGCTTTTGAGTCATTATGTTGCGATGAATTCGGAAGAGTTACGGGGTGTCATACTTGAGGTATTTCATCAAGTTTGTACTGATTTATTCGTATGttgtaaatgatattttttgtcTTTAGAAGTTAATAGCCTCATGATCAATTGCTGAGATAATCGGTGAagaatttgcaaaaaaaaagtTCATNAGACTTGAAGCTAATATATATGGACGATGACACTGAAACTAAAAaactatatttatatataagtgTTGTAGGTCGAGTAAATCGGACGAACTAAGTGGACGATTTAACCTAGCCGGTTGAGTTTTTCTCGAGAACGTTGGAGACTCAGAACAAGGAACATTAGTGGGGGTGCTGGAGTATTTTCTGGCATAGccactccgacgctcaagtcagtcgAGTatcttttgcaagaaaaatgcGATGGAGAGAATGTATATTGAGTATTTGTGGAAAACATCAAGTGAACTGAATGTCTCATAATTAATAAAACCTAGGTATTTATAGATAAATAAGTAATAAGACCTTGCTTTCACTGTCTGCCTCTCTTGAGAGCGTGATGGCTGCTCATACGTTACTTTTTGACACTGGTATAACTGACACCTCATAATGTCTTTAGTACCGTGACATCAACCTTGCATATGTTAATGATATGTCAATTATTTCGAAACATGACTTCCCATACCTGTGAGCCCAGGATTGACATTTGTCTCGGAATGCTAGGACAATGATCGTTATGCGAGGCCATGAATAAAACCCCTGATATCTCTAAGCTTTATATATTGTCCGGGCTCATTCAAGCGTAGGCCGGTCTGTATATCCTCTCTGGTTTTTGCAGTCAGTGGCGGAACCAGGAATACGACTCTACACGGGGCTATAATTTTACaatctaaaattttttaatattttaaattgatatacCCAGGCTAATAtgaaatttattcaaaattataaatttttaaaaaaaatttaggacCACCCTAGCCGCCACTGTTTGCAGTGCTGGGTTGGGACCCGAACTAATTCGTATCATGACTTGAGTTATAAGATGACCCGGTTATGGGATGTCCGCGTACTTCTCAGGATATCAATAAGATAGACAAACCGAATCATATGATctattgtgtgtgtgttttggaATTGACTGCATGTGGGAGCTCAAGAAACACTACGACGTATAACCGAACGTAATGATCGACGTATGTCATACAATTGTTCTAATTGGAAAGTTTACAACCTcgtataatcatttttttagatGTTGCAAATATTCCTTGAGACTCTCGAAAATCACGAGGAACTTGATCATTTAACGCCCTTGGTTTCTTACTTTGACTCCAAAGAAATAATTATCCCTTGGCATAGATCAAATGTCTTACGTCCAAGAAATTCAGCAAcagattttatttattaattttttttttgcaatatttatttaagatttTTCATTATTTGCTCTGTTGTGCTGTTGATATGATGAATGACACGAGCCGATGAACTGACATAAAATTgtctttttgaaaaaaaaaaatatcattcgaaaaaataaataaataataattggaGGACATGGAAATGCAAGATTGGGCCAGAACCGTCGGTCTTAGTTTGTTTAAGGTTTAAATAAAGGGAAATCCAATAAGGCAAGGTAATGATGGCCTTGAATTTTCTCGTTGACGGGGCCTCCAAACCCGAattttagatttatttattttatatagattaattcaagaaaataaaattttatgcaaaGCTTAATTAGATAAccttttattaaattattgggTTTGACATTTATATATGCACAtctagaaattaaatatttcctTAATACAACTagtgtcttttttttttaatatagtagTCTCTTATTGATTACCTCtaatcttatttaatattttgataaaatcatgtCGTATAAccatataatttgttttttttttaagtttctcTTACCATTCAATATAATCTATTTATATCAACAAAATGAGGGGAAAAAATTGTATACTTATTAAGGAAATATTTATCTTAACGAAAAATCCAAATAGTGAAAGCCAAAGacctgcaaattttttttttcctttttttcgaGAATCGGACAGAATTTAGTACATAATTGGAGCTTATTGCCATTGTTACAGGACTGGTTGTTTGTCGACGAAATTCGTTGTGTTTCTCTGATTTCAATTCGATGGAAATGGTCAAAGAGAATAACATTAATGGGAAAAAACAAGGCAAATAAAGATTGATCGAAAAGTTGCAGTGGGAATGGACCCCTTTTGTGTGTGACATATCCCACCAATCAAGATCAGACTTCAAAGCACACGGCTTCAAATTGAACCATATACAGCTATTCTTCATATattaatttggaataaaatattttaacacctttgtatttatatatttattagttTTCGAAGAAATTTATTGGCTGATACTAACAGTgtgattcaaaaattttaaattgtacaTCAGTTCAAGCGTTACGTTTTGATTGTTCTACACagcaaagacaattattgcaccacatcaattttttttataataattacacTCATTGCAATCAATTAGAATCAAATCAGTGAACTTGAATATGATATCAATTGTAAGACCAATCGATTATCTCTTTCTATAAAAATTATAGCGAGTGGTAATGAATACGTACAATTATTGCAGCTCAATTGAACATAACTCGCTAGATGACAATTGGGCATAAATAAAAAAGGGTTGCTGAAGTGCAAGAGTGAAAATTGTAATTGATAGTTTTACTAGTTTAAAGTAGATATATTTTACATGTCAGTCCCCACCACTCCACCGCCAAGTgcattattattgttttgttcgAGAGTTATCCGAGAAGCCATGCTTGAATCACTAAAACGATTTTTCGATTTGTAGTCAAACCCACTTTCTCCACATAATTATAAGTCTTGATTTTAACTTGCAAAAAGTGATCAAATTGGTAAATTGGAAGTCGTCGTATTTAGCGTGTATACTTGTTTTCTAATAATCAAATTAAGAAAAACactttaaagaaaatatttaattaaacataaaatgGGCCAGGTACGTAGATCACTCAGGACACATGCAATACAGATATTGTAACACGTACACCTCCGCCGAAATTACCAACTTTTGTTATTTACTTATTACCTAACaaaagagggaaaaaaatgTTGATCAACTCCCTGTCCCGCCGAGATTCATGGCGGAAGGATTATTGACTTCGGGGTCGCAGCTTGTTAAGGACTTGTTGAGTCTTAGTTTAagtgttcaaaaaaatatattcatttccaattatatacatacaaaatttttttgttattatgttaTATAAATGCATATGTTTACACCCCAATTAATCGactcatcaaaataaataaataaaaatgttattctCTTTGATTATACTGcctttgaatattttattatcaGCTTCAGAAATTTCAAAATGTTAGAATTGGAATCGTACGACAATCTTGTACTTTTGACAATTTGGTCAGTTGATTTCGATGTTGTTCTTGGATTCATCGTCTAACCACTTATGTATATTTGactttgatttttttcaaaCTTACGACGCCCACCGGCCTCGATCGACTTACATGTGAGATGTCATGTTAAAcataacatgttttttttttttttttttttttttttttgttcgtgATTGGGTAAGATGGTGGAAGAAATTGGCAAGAGATGTTGAAACTATTAGTAAGGTCATGGAATCAAATCTGCATATTACATATGTTGTTAGGGCATAACTGGAAGAAAAAAGATTGATGTAATATGCCATTCAAATCGGTTTCTCTAATAATAACAAGACATGTAAATTTGCATGTTCACTACACGTATGCGTCTATAAACAGAGAAGTCTCCTGTACAAAAATAATCCGTAAGACGATCTTTTATATATAACTTTTCGTGCATGTTATAACCAATATCATGTTATCTAGATATACAAATTTACACTAACTAGAAGCAcacaacatttcgtatttcttCTCTTATGTATCAAGgtaaatgataaatatatattgatacggtgatatatttttatatatataaaaaaaaagtaatgtatatatttattatccCCTCAATATTTTATATACCATAAGATATATAATAATTGAAGTGGCTTTTAATTCTGGATCAGTTTGTGGAGCCTGTTAGGTGTGCTTGCGAGTAAAGATTGGAATCTTACAAGATCGGAGACCACATATGAAAGAAAGCTCAATTGTATGTTGAAATTCATAGAACCTGAGATTGAATTCCGGATTGGACATAGTAACATGATGTGTTTCTGGTACAAAAGGGTTGGATTCGATTGAGACTGCCACAAATTTTAGGATAAGACAATCAAAGAGAATGACTCATCTATTATTCTATAAGTTAGGGTAACAACCACCTATTATATGCACGTCGACATgcaaaaatcaataataataataataataataataataacatagaCTAAATATAATACTTTTTTGAAATTCCGAAATTGCTGACACGTGCCCCTAAAAACACGCAAGAACAAGAGTGTGTGTGGTCAAGATTTGAAACATAGAGACTTCGTAGATCATTTCTTTTTCACATGGATTTTTAGAAATCTCGAAATTTCGCAGATGTATTGTATGAAATAAACCCTAATAATAATAGACAATGTTTTAATCAGATTTTTACAAAATTCATTTTACACGATAATATTTCATCGTTTAATTTGATCAGTTGGCACGGGTTTTTAAAAACGAATTTCTGGAAATAGAGGATAGAGCCAAGAATTTCGACGATTATGGCGATGGGTTGATTTTAGTATGAGAGTTTCGTGCATGTCTAATAcattttagaaattaaaaaaaaggataATGTTTACAAATTTATAGAAATTACATGCAaatttctcccttttttttTGCATACGATTAATCGATTGATTTTATTctagaaattttaaatatactaCTATGCATTATGTATTTAGCTAAAAGTTTGAATTATGGCGCAGTATctccaagttttaaaaatacGCATAATTGCATGCAGTTCCCTGAACATAAATATACTAAAATTgttaaaactcaaaatattataattttatccgttaaaaactaatatatctgaaaatttttataccatatattataattatataccAATATGACAGTAACATATTTGTGTGTGATGACCAAaattacataataataataataaaaataggaaaaaaacgATAATGCAATTGGAAGCAAAAAAGAACAAGAAAGCGTGTGCGAATCAAAGGAGAATGACCCACTCAAAATTTTTGGAGTTTCGTGCGATTGCAAGTCTCCCCCACTTGCtctacatatttttatttttcgaaaatattatatctgttttgtttttggttttttttttactgtagAGATGATGGTTAAGTTTCAGAATGGAATTGGTGGAATTATGAAGTTTTAATGCAGCATTTATTCAATTTGTCGGATGAAAGTATTCGTGGGGTCTTCTTCCTCCAAAATTAAAGATGTTTTTAAGAACCCTTCAATTATTGTGCTAGTGATGTTATTATCAGAATGCgtgtatttttgtaaaaatatttaattttttatatatatttacatgttttaattattataagaatatttgatttaatttaatggaaatttgcatttttaattttgtatgtttttatttttataattttggtcATTTACGATATCAAATTTCGGCCTTAATCATATTTTTCCGACTTTTGCTAATTATTGTTGGTCACCTAGTAAAAGTTAACGTATAAATTCATTTCGAACTTTAAATTTTTAGTACTTTAGTTTTACCCGTCAAAATAAATGAACTATTCTCCAGCATGGGCTTTCATTCACGGGCGGAGCTACATGAAGATAGTTTGGgtgacccaatttttttttaaaaaaattatatgtaaattttgtataattttggaatatatgatattagctcgggtagat harbors:
- the LOC140964713 gene encoding pyrophosphate--fructose 6-phosphate 1-phosphotransferase subunit beta-like gives rise to the protein MAAAAALLANGGAKIPATGRYAAVYSEVQNSRLDHPLPLPSVLKNPFTVVDGPPSSAAGNPDEIAKLFPFLFGQPSATLVPGDSSKVQGLKIGVVLSGGQAPGGHNVISGIYDYLQSHCKGSTLYGFRGGPAGIMKCKYVELTSDYVYPYRNQGGFDMICSGRDKIETPEQFKQAEETAIKLDLDGLVVIGGDDSNTNACLLAENFRSKNLKTKVIGCPKTIDGDLKCKEVPTSFGFDTACKIYAEMIGNVMIDARSTGKYYHFVRLMGRAASHITLECALQTHPNITLIGEEVAAKKQTLKNVTDYIADVICKRAELGYNYGVILIPEGLIDFVPEVQHLIAELNEILAHDIIDEAGAWKKKLTSKSVQLFDLLPLAIQDQLLLERDPHGNVQVAKIETEKMLIQMVETELEMRKKGASYKCQFKGQSHFFGYEGRCGLPSNFDSTYCYALGYAAAVLLQSGKTGLISSVGNLAAPVSEWTVGGTPLTLLMDVERRHGKFKPVIKKAMVELEGAPFKKFVSMREEWALKNRYLNPGPIQFVGPASDAVNHTLLLELEAQV